In Paracholeplasma morum, a genomic segment contains:
- a CDS encoding IS1 family transposase translates to MSNLTYCPTCGHPSIKHGRTKTGVQRYFCHPCKKTF, encoded by the coding sequence ATGTCAAATTTAACTTATTGCCCAACCTGTGGGCATCCATCCATCAAACATGGGAGAACTAAAACAGGTGTTCAGAGGTATTTTTGTCATCCATGTAAGAAGACATTT
- the acpP gene encoding acyl carrier protein — protein sequence MVFERVKKMILSELKVEESKISLTARLQEDLGADSLDAVELIMNIEDEFDISISDEAAQNLKTVGDLVTYIESQSK from the coding sequence ATGGTTTTCGAAAGAGTGAAAAAAATGATCTTAAGCGAATTAAAAGTAGAAGAATCTAAAATTTCTTTAACTGCTCGCTTACAAGAAGATTTAGGTGCGGATTCCTTAGACGCTGTTGAATTAATTATGAACATCGAAGACGAGTTTGATATTTCAATTTCAGACGAAGCTGCTCAAAATTTAAAGACAGTTGGCGACTTAGTTACATACATCGAATCACAATCAAAATAA
- a CDS encoding heavy-metal-associated domain-containing protein yields the protein MNVLVTKIKGLHCGSCITTIERIGIENGASKVDINLSTMICKLYYEKLDEENMMRSVNNKGYTIEKLAIYNEDEL from the coding sequence ATGAACGTATTGGTTACAAAGATAAAAGGTCTTCATTGTGGTTCATGTATTACAACCATAGAACGAATCGGTATCGAGAATGGTGCATCCAAAGTAGATATAAACTTATCGACAATGATTTGTAAACTCTACTATGAGAAACTGGATGAAGAAAACATGATGAGAAGTGTAAACAATAAGGGGTATACAATCGAAAAACTCGCAATCTATAACGAGGATGAGTTATGA